In the Streptomyces coeruleoprunus genome, GCGCCGGAGGCGTGGCGGGCGGCGCGGGCGATGGCGTGGGCCTCGGCGGCCAGCTCGCGGTTGTAGTGCATGCAGGCGACGAGGTACGCGCGGTGCTGCTCGCTGGAGGTGGACACCATGGACTGCAACTGGTCGTAGGAGTCCAGCAGCCAGCGGGGGGCGTTCGGGTCGCCGCGCTGGGTGACGTCCTTGGCGTGGGCGTCGGGGTCGGCGGGCAGGGTGCGGGCCAGCATCTGGAGGCGGGTGACGAAGCCGTCGCCATTGGCCACGTGCTTGAGGAGGGTGCCGAAACGGTCCACCAGGGCTTCCTGGTCCTCGCTGTCGCGCAGGCCGACGCCCGGGCCCTCGATCTCGATGGCGGCGGTGACGGTGCGGCGGTCGGCGTGGAGCAGTACGGCGATCTCGTCGGGCCCGAAGGGCGCGGAGAGCCAGGAGATGCGGCCGATGCCGGGCGGCGGCCCGATCTCCACCTCGCGGCCGTCGAGGCGGGTGCCGGCCTCGACGGCGGCGGAGCGGTAGGTGGTGCCCTGCCGGAGGATGCGCTTGTAGCTGCGGTTGACCTCGAACCAGCGGTAGAAGGTGCGGCCGCGGTACGGCACGTACACGGCGGCGAGCGCGAGCATCGGGAGGCCGGTCAGCATCGCGATGCGCAGGGACAGCACGGGCACCAGCAGGCCGGCCATCATGCCGAGGAACGCGCCGAAGATGATCAGTGCGATCTCGCCGGTCTCGCGGTTCTTGCCGACGATCGCGTTCGGCCGGGCGCGGCCGATCAGATACGTGCGGCGGGGCGTGATCGGATGGGACTGGGTCGTCACCGCCCTCCACCTCCTGGTCCTGTGGTGTTGCTGCTGGTGCCTGTGCCGCCGGTGCTACGGCTGCTGTGCGGGGTGCTCGGGGTGGGCGCGCCGCCGCTGGGGGCGCGGGGCGGGGGTGCGGCGGAGGGGACAGTTCCGCCGCCGGCCCCGCCCCCGGTGGTGGTACGGGTGCTGTGTGCGGCGACGCCGCCGGAGACGGCGTTGGTGGGGGCCGGGGTGGCCTTCTGGTGGCTGCGGCTGCTGTGGGTCTTGATGCCCTGTGAGACGAGGGCGGCCGGGGAGGAGATGACGGCGGCGGCCTGGGCGCCGTCGGTCGCCTGCTTGCGGTTCGTACGGGCGGCGGCGATCTCGTCGCCGAAGCCGGGCACGAAGCGGTAGATCATGGCCGAGGCGAAGATCGCCAGCAGGATGATGGCGAGGCCGGAGACGACGGCGGAGAACGCGTCGGGCCCTTCCCCGGAGGACAGCGCCCCGGCGAGGCCCAGCACGATCACGATGACGGGCTTCACCATGATGACCGCGATCATGATCCCGGCCCAGCGGCGTACGTGGCCCCACATGTTCTTGTCGACGAGCCCGGCGTACACGACGGTCCCGAGGAGGGCGCCGACGTACAGCAGCGCGGCCCGGATGACCAGCTCCAGCCAGAGGATGCCGGCGGCGAGGATCGACACGAGCGACACGACGATCAGCATGATCGGCCCGCCGCCGATGTCCTCGCCCTTCTTCAGCGCGGCGGCGAACGACCCGAAGAACGTGTCGGTCTGGCCGCCCGTACTGGCCGCGATGACCTCGGTGACGCCGTCGGTCGCGGAGACGACCGTGTAGAGGATCAGCGGCGTGAAGGCGGACGCGAGCACGGTCAGCCAGAGGAACCCGACGGCTTCGGAGAGGGCCGTGCTCAGGGGCACGCCCCGAATGGCCCGCTTGGCCACGGCGAGCAGCCAGAGGACGAGGGTGAGGATGGTGGATGCCGCGAAGACGACGGCGTACTGCTGCAGGAACTTGGGGTTCGTGAAGTCGACGGCGGCGGTGCTTTTGACGGCTTCGCTGAGCTTCCCGACGATCCACGCGGCGGCATCGGCACAGCCCCGGGCGAGCGAGCTGAGGGGGTCTAGGGGGTCGCCGGGTTCGAGGGGGGTGGAACCCCGGTTGGCTGCCTTCTCGCCGTCCTCGCAGTAGTCCTTGGCGAGACCGACGATCAGATCGCACGGGTTGCTGCTGCCGCTCGGCGACGGGGTGGGCGCGGGTGGCGGCGTGGGCGCCGCCGAGGCGCGTGCGGCGAACAGCACGACGGACGTCTGCACGGCCGCGTATACGGCGACGAGCGGACGGACACGCTGCGGACGGCTACCGGGCATAGGTGAAGCCTCCGTATCCGGCGACCGCGTTGGCGATCTCGTCTGCGGTGGAAGCCCGGTTGTCGCCGTTGACCGGCGTGGGGCCTTCCTTCTGGCTGGACGACTGGATCTTCCAATCGTTCCCGACCCACTTCAGCTTCTGCGTGATGGTGAACCAGGTCTCGGTGACCGGCTTGGTGGAGCCTTCACCGGCAAGGCCCACGAGCCCGGTGCACCACACCTCGACCGTGGCGGTGCTGCTGTCCATCTCCGTCACCTTGGTGCCGACCGGCACCGTCCGGGAGACGAAGGCCAGCCCGTCGGGGGTCGAGCCGTCCTCGTTCAGGCCGACGTTCTTGAGGAAGCCGGGGGAGTAGGCACGGTCCAGGTCGGCCACGAGCTTGTCGGCGACGGAGGGATCGTGCACAGTGCGCACGATTTCGTGCCGAGTGGTCTGCTGGAACATCTCGGCGGAGCCCAGCGCCACCGCATAGTTCGCCGCCGCGCTCTGCGCCCCCTGCTCGTCCTGGGCGTAGCCCGTCGGGATCGGGCCGTTCTTGCCGGTCACCGGCTTCACGCCGGTGGCCGCCGTCGGGGTGGCCGCGGCGCCCCCGGTGCCCTTCGCGGCGTCGTCGCCCCCGTCGCCGCCGCGGTTGGCGAAGGCGATCGCGGCGATGAGGAGCACCACGACGCCCACGACGCCGATGAGCGACCGTGAGCTGCGCTGGGGCCGGCGGCCGGCGCCGTACGCGTCGCCGGCCGCGCTCTCGGGCAGGCGCGTACGGGTCTGGCCCGTACCGGCGCCGCCGCGCCCGCCGCCTTCGTACTCGTCGCCGAGGCTCATGACGGGTACGCCCCCTCGTACGACGGCTGCCGTGCAGGTGTCCGCGTGAACGCGGTGTGGTGACTGGACATCAGGAGACGCATCCTCTGAGGGGGGACCCGGAGCGGTGGGCGGTTAGACGGCCATCCCGTACACGATGGTGAACAGGGTCCCGAGCGACCCGATGATGAAGACGCCGGTGAGGCCGGCCACGATCAGGCCCTTGCCCTGTTCGGCGCTGAACGTGTCCCTGAGCGCGGTCGCGCCGATACGCTGTTTGGCCGCACCCCAGATGGCGATGCCGAGGCACAGCAGGATTGCCACGGCCATCACGATCTCGATCATCACGCGTGCCTGGTTGCCCAGGCTGCCGAAGGGGCCCCAGTTAGGGGCGATTCCGCCAATGATGGTGGTGATGTCGCCCTTCTCGGCCGCCAAGAACATGTAACTCACCGCCCCTGTTCGGTAGTTCGACGCCCCTGCCCCATGGCATGGGTCATCAACTATCTTCGCTGATGAAACCGCCCACGTACGACGACTTGGCGGGTCTCTTTACCCGATCCCCGCACGTTTGACCGACCTGGCGCCCCTGACCTGCGGCGGCAGTGGTCCATGTGGGTGCGAGTACGCGTGTGGTCACTCTGTGTATCACGGGGTGTGACTGCGGGCAATGACCGTCGTTGTTCCCTCTCTGGGCTGCTGAGACGCAGGTGGCGGTGGTGGGGGCGGTGGAACGACGACGCCGCCGCCGGAAGCCTCCGGCGGCGGCGTGAGCGCATTGATCTCTCGTCAGATGTTGGACTGCCCCGACTGGGTGAAGAGGAAGTAGCCCAGGATGACTACGGCGAGGGCGGTCAATGCGATGACGGTGATCGCGGCGGCCGTACCCCCAGAGTCCCCGAGTCGGCTCACCTTGTTCCCCATAGTGCTCTCCTGCGGTGCTGACCCGCGCCGTGGTCTCCGGCGGGGTTGTGGCACAGCCGTTTGCGGCTGCATGGCACACATTAGCGCAGTGGTCCAGACCAGTTGGCGGGGGTCGGGTGGAGGTCTGATGGAGGGGGTGGGGGCCGGTTGGAGGGGTTGGGCGACCGGGTGGAACCAACTGCCCGAACTCTCCGTCTTCCTGCGACACCACGCCGCGCGATGGCGGCGTCTTCGCAGGTCATCCCCTATCTGCGCGTATCGAGGCGGACACGGTGCGCGTATGCCGGGGCGGGTCCGGAGGGGACGGCGCGAGCGCCTTCGGTCCCATGAGCTGCGGAGATGACGCCCCGTCGGCCGGCGCGCACAGCATGCCGTCCTGCTGCGGCCGGTTCCTTCACAGTGTTGGCTGGATGTTCATCTGCGTATGCCGATGGGGTGTCAGAAATCACCTGGCCATGTGGTCGAACTCCCCGGCGCGCACGCCCGCGGCGAAGGCCTCCCACTGGGCGGTGGACGTGGTGACGAGCACCTCCTGCGGGTCCCCGCCCCGCAGCCGGAGGACACCGCCGGGCCCGGCGGTCCCGCCCTCGGGCAGCCGCCCGTCCTCGATGGCCTCCCGCCAGGTCCGCCAGGTGGCGGGGGCGAGGGTGAGTATCGCGCCGGTGGGGTCGCTGGTCTCGGTGAGCCTGACGGCGCCATGGGGGGCGGGGGCGAGGTGTATGCAGGCGTCTCCTTCGGCGCAGTACGACGACTTCTGCCAGCCTTGATGCGCGTGCATTGCAGGTCCTTTCACAGCTGAAGGGCGATGTGATGGATGAGATCCCGCGACTTGGCCTGGTCCAGGGCCACGGCCTCCATGCGGGAGAGCAGTAGCCGGTACTTCTCGAGCTGTGCCTCCGCGTCCAGGAGGACGGGGCCGTGTGACTGGTCGAGGTGGACGGTGTCCAGCTGGGGTACGGGGCCGCAGGCGTAGTTCACCGACTGCCCCGACCCGGGGAACGCGCCCGCGTCGAACGGGATGACCAGCACGGTGATGTGCGGCCGTTCGCTCATCTCCACCAGGTGCCGGAGCTGGGCCCGTGCGACACCGGCGCCCCCGACCTTCATCCGCAGGGCGGCCTCATGGATGACCGTGCGGTACGGGACGGGGGTGTCGCGGTAGAGGACGGCCTGGCGTTTGATGCGGTGGGAGGCGCGATGCTCGACCTCGGGCGGGTGCGCCACGGGGATCATCTGGCGGAAGATCTCGCGGGCGTGGTCGATGGTCTGGAGCAGCCCGGGCATGTGCGAGGTGTACGCGGTCCGCAGCGCGGTGGCGTGGTGCTCCATCTCGGCCAGGTCGAGCAGCGCGGGCGGCAGGATCTCGCGGTACTGCTCCCACCAGCCCTTGCTCCGCTCGACGGCCATGGCCGCGAGGGCGTCGACGTACGTCTCGTCGGTGCAGGAGTCGGTACGGGCCATGGCGCGCACCCGCTCGGCGCTCACGCCGAACCTCGCCGTCTCGACGTTGCTGAGCTGACCGGAGCTGGTCCCGAGCCGGCGTGCGGCCTCTGTTGAGGTGAGGCCGGCCCGCTCGCGGAGTCGGCGCAACTCGGCGGCGAGGCGAAGCCGACGGGCGGTGGCGGGCGGCCGCGAGGTCATTTGACTCCTCCTGGATCCGTCCTGGTGGGCTGGTCACTCACACGGGGGATTACGGCATGAGATCTCTCGAATCGGCGCAAAGGTTCTTTGCCGCTGCCTGGTCTGTGATGCAGGCCACTCGCCTGGAAGTGCACCGGTCCACGGACCGGCGGAGCCACCAGGCACGCGCATGACCGCCGCAACTCCCGGAACCGACCGGAGACTTCCATGCCGTTCACCGTAACGCCGCCCTGGGCTTACACCCTTCAGCTTCCCCCGGACCCACGCGGCCCGGGCATCGCCCGCAGTACCCTCCGCACCGTGCTGGCCGCGCACGGCATGCGGGCGCTCACGGCGGTCGCCGAGCTGCTGACGAGCGAGCTGGTCACGAACGCGTACCTGCACTCGGAGGGCCCGTGCACGCTACGGCTCCGGGCCATGGAGCCGGGGCGGCTGCGGGTGAGCGTGTGGAACGGCAACCCGGAGATCCCGCCACCGTTCCGCGCCGCCGGCCCCGCGGTCACCCGGCCGGGAGAAGGCGACGAACACGGGCGCGGGCTCCTACTGGCGGAGCTGTGCGCCGACGACTTCGGCGCGTACCCGCTGGAGCGGTGGGGCGGGAAGCTGCTGTGGGCCGAGTGCAGTGGG is a window encoding:
- a CDS encoding DUF397 domain-containing protein; this encodes MHAHQGWQKSSYCAEGDACIHLAPAPHGAVRLTETSDPTGAILTLAPATWRTWREAIEDGRLPEGGTAGPGGVLRLRGGDPQEVLVTTSTAQWEAFAAGVRAGEFDHMAR
- a CDS encoding helix-turn-helix transcriptional regulator, whose translation is MTSRPPATARRLRLAAELRRLRERAGLTSTEAARRLGTSSGQLSNVETARFGVSAERVRAMARTDSCTDETYVDALAAMAVERSKGWWEQYREILPPALLDLAEMEHHATALRTAYTSHMPGLLQTIDHAREIFRQMIPVAHPPEVEHRASHRIKRQAVLYRDTPVPYRTVIHEAALRMKVGGAGVARAQLRHLVEMSERPHITVLVIPFDAGAFPGSGQSVNYACGPVPQLDTVHLDQSHGPVLLDAEAQLEKYRLLLSRMEAVALDQAKSRDLIHHIALQL
- a CDS encoding SCO6880 family protein, which gives rise to MTTQSHPITPRRTYLIGRARPNAIVGKNRETGEIALIIFGAFLGMMAGLLVPVLSLRIAMLTGLPMLALAAVYVPYRGRTFYRWFEVNRSYKRILRQGTTYRSAAVEAGTRLDGREVEIGPPPGIGRISWLSAPFGPDEIAVLLHADRRTVTAAIEIEGPGVGLRDSEDQEALVDRFGTLLKHVANGDGFVTRLQMLARTLPADPDAHAKDVTQRGDPNAPRWLLDSYDQLQSMVSTSSEQHRAYLVACMHYNRELAAEAHAIARAARHASGAKRQRLDKDAGLAVVMARELTDICARLAEADIRVRQPLGQSRLASLVHSMYDPDHPIDHIQAMTKRNAWPAELDAVEPTYLQAKTRESATRAPWCHATAWIKEWPMTPVGVNFLAPLLVHTPDVIRTVAVTMDLEPTEIAIERMLTEKTNDEAEASRAAKMNRTVDPRDIAAHGRLDQRGEDLASGAAGVNLVGYITVSSRSPEALARDKRTIRASAGKSYLKLEWCDREHHRAFVNTLPFATGIRR
- a CDS encoding ATP-binding protein, translating into MPFTVTPPWAYTLQLPPDPRGPGIARSTLRTVLAAHGMRALTAVAELLTSELVTNAYLHSEGPCTLRLRAMEPGRLRVSVWNGNPEIPPPFRAAGPAVTRPGEGDEHGRGLLLAELCADDFGAYPLERWGGKLLWAECSGAADAGRGR